One Methanohalophilus mahii DSM 5219 genomic window carries:
- the moaC gene encoding cyclic pyranopterin monophosphate synthase MoaC codes for MGEFTHIKDGHVHMVDVSEKSQVKRTALARGSIFLCKETIEEIQKGDIEKGNVLATARIAAIMAVKKTPELIPMCHQIPITGIDMDFEICTDRITVDLSVKSRGQTGVEMEAITGVSCALLAIWDMVKALEKDETGNYPHTRITDIEVIHKAKES; via the coding sequence GTGGGAGAATTCACTCACATCAAAGATGGCCATGTCCATATGGTCGACGTTTCCGAAAAAAGTCAAGTGAAACGCACTGCTCTTGCCCGGGGCAGTATATTCCTTTGTAAAGAAACTATTGAAGAAATACAAAAGGGAGATATCGAAAAGGGCAATGTACTGGCCACCGCCCGCATTGCAGCCATAATGGCTGTCAAAAAGACACCGGAGCTCATTCCTATGTGCCACCAGATCCCGATAACCGGTATCGACATGGATTTTGAGATATGTACAGACAGAATTACTGTTGATCTATCGGTCAAATCCAGAGGACAGACCGGCGTGGAAATGGAAGCAATTACAGGCGTAAGCTGTGCCCTCCTTGCAATATGGGACATGGTCAAGGCACTTGAGAAGGATGAAACCGGAAACTATCCCCATACCCGGATTACTGATATTGAGGTAATCCATAAAGCAAAAGAAAGCTGA
- a CDS encoding DHH family phosphoesterase, producing MILGSGSIGFATAKALRELGKDLIIVDKDPQKVETLREEAYEAIVGDISEIETLRGLKTKKLSGVLIVSSDNEANKQALRNVKKHFRPSLYCVARASDVINLQEMEEIGADFVFMPSRIVSKSLTRSLERAESVRIGNQLSQWFTKNTGKTLAVVVHDNPDPDAISGALALKLMAENYGLSPTILYNGEIGHQENKAFVNLLGINLEHMEGRDISEFDEIALVDCAVAGSNNMLSEGTHIGVVIDHHPVGDAEIDADFIDIRPNVGASATIMTKYLQELNIDISSEIATALLYGIRTDTLDFKRNTDPNDLSAASFLYPMADHEVLDQLERPSMSIETLDVLGQAIKNRQVVGSYLLSNVGNIRDRDALPQAADYLLNLEGIFTSIVFGVSDDVIYISGRSNDIRVNLGTILKKAFGEGSAGGHSTAAGAQIALGVFSDIKDRQTLLKLVDEAVVKKFLKAVGVEEVDE from the coding sequence CTGATACTCGGAAGTGGAAGTATTGGTTTTGCCACAGCAAAGGCATTGAGGGAATTAGGAAAAGACCTTATCATAGTGGATAAGGACCCGCAAAAAGTTGAAACTCTGCGTGAGGAAGCCTATGAGGCGATAGTGGGTGATATTTCTGAGATTGAAACTCTGCGTGGCCTTAAGACCAAAAAACTATCCGGTGTATTGATTGTCAGTTCAGACAATGAGGCCAATAAACAGGCTCTCAGGAATGTGAAAAAACATTTCCGTCCTTCTCTCTACTGTGTTGCAAGGGCATCAGATGTAATTAATCTGCAGGAAATGGAAGAAATTGGTGCGGATTTTGTGTTCATGCCATCCCGTATAGTATCAAAATCCCTTACAAGATCCCTTGAGCGTGCAGAATCTGTACGAATCGGTAACCAGCTTTCCCAGTGGTTCACCAAAAATACTGGCAAAACCCTTGCTGTAGTGGTTCATGACAACCCTGATCCCGATGCTATATCAGGTGCTCTGGCACTTAAACTCATGGCTGAAAATTATGGCTTAAGTCCCACGATTCTCTATAATGGTGAAATAGGTCATCAGGAGAACAAGGCATTTGTAAACCTGCTGGGTATCAATCTAGAGCATATGGAAGGTCGGGATATATCTGAATTCGATGAGATTGCTCTTGTCGATTGTGCGGTGGCCGGATCAAACAATATGCTTTCAGAAGGAACACACATTGGTGTGGTAATAGACCACCATCCTGTCGGTGATGCTGAAATAGATGCTGATTTTATTGATATTCGCCCCAATGTGGGGGCTTCTGCTACTATTATGACCAAGTACCTGCAGGAATTGAATATAGATATCAGCAGTGAAATTGCCACAGCTCTGCTGTACGGCATTCGTACCGATACGCTGGATTTTAAACGCAACACCGATCCCAATGATCTTTCAGCTGCTTCTTTCCTTTACCCGATGGCCGACCATGAAGTTCTGGATCAGCTTGAAAGGCCGTCTATGTCCATCGAAACCCTTGATGTGCTCGGCCAGGCTATCAAGAACCGGCAGGTAGTTGGTAGTTACCTGCTCTCCAATGTGGGAAACATCCGGGACAGGGATGCCCTTCCTCAGGCAGCCGATTACTTACTCAATCTTGAGGGTATATTTACCTCAATAGTATTTGGTGTAAGTGATGATGTTATCTATATTTCAGGACGCAGCAATGATATCCGTGTCAATTTGGGTACCATCCTGAAAAAGGCCTTTGGTGAGGGTTCTGCCGGTGGTCATTCCACAGCTGCAGGTGCACAGATCGCTCTGGGGGTTTTCAGTGATATAAAGGACCGTCAGACTTTACTGAAACTTGTGGATGAAGCAGTCGTTAAGAAATTCCTCAAGGCTGTTGGGGTAGAGGAAGTGGATGAATAA
- a CDS encoding CBS domain-containing protein, with product MQVKDAMSRGVVTVPMDATAAEVAETMANRDVSAVVAVDENGETFGFVSEMDILSRLGDKNWEIASIEDLMASSVETVNPGMKLKDAAKQMAEKHIHRLIVMSEDKVGASYRPIGILSPIDVIKYLFRK from the coding sequence TGCAGGTAAAAGATGCAATGAGCAGAGGAGTGGTTACAGTGCCAATGGATGCAACCGCAGCAGAGGTTGCAGAAACAATGGCAAATCGTGATGTTTCTGCTGTTGTAGCAGTTGACGAAAATGGTGAAACCTTTGGATTTGTTTCCGAAATGGATATTCTCTCCAGACTCGGAGACAAAAACTGGGAGATTGCTTCAATAGAGGACCTTATGGCATCATCTGTTGAAACCGTGAATCCGGGTATGAAACTAAAGGATGCGGCAAAACAGATGGCTGAAAAACACATACATCGCCTGATAGTAATGTCAGAGGATAAAGTCGGTGCGTCCTACAGGCCAATTGGGATACTGAGCCCGATAGACGTCATAAAATATCTTTTCAGAAAATAA
- the feoB gene encoding ferrous iron transport protein B: MVIIPDSCCGAAEKRMHDGDHDMTIAFVGNPSVGKSAFFSRVTGVGVMVSNYPGTTVEMTRGTVKVGQKKIDIVDLPGIYSLGTSTEDERVSKEYLVREYPDVIVNVVDATRLERNLYLTLQILELGVPVVIALNQLDAAREMGIDIDAPKLSQILGVPVVPTVATKGIGLDEVLKEAVDPSLSPEGRIRVHYDNHITNAINDLDVDFPDTASVIKLRALENDADFVRMCCRPHEADLLLSKASEMASEIEDAHDMAISDTMARDLYGEAGQIADSVLSIVEKDTSLKHRIDDMLTSEYVGIVGLAAALLLTFLLVFRVGGFLEEGIVHLFETYLIAPVEAELATSNPIVRNVIIYSLLGIEAGFAIAIPYIGVFYIILSVFEDSGYLTRAAFLLDNLTHRMGLHGRAVIPLVLGLGCNVPAIMATRALNTLRERRIASTLIALIPCSARTVIILGLVGTFVGYWAAVSIYVLEIFIIFITGWILGRGLPGERTGFIMEMGPLRHPDVVSTLKKTWLRIREFVYIAFPLLIVGSALLGGLDTLGILDIFENAVSPISVGLLGLPAFAATALVFGILRKEMALEILAVLAGTANFALVLTPLQMYVFAIITTIYIPCVATIAILKHELGTKDTVMISTFTIVLAFTVGALVYQLGMLL, translated from the coding sequence GTGGTAATCATTCCTGATTCTTGCTGCGGGGCAGCTGAAAAACGCATGCATGATGGTGATCATGACATGACAATTGCCTTTGTTGGCAATCCCAGCGTAGGTAAAAGTGCTTTTTTTTCCAGGGTCACCGGTGTGGGTGTCATGGTTTCCAATTATCCGGGAACCACAGTGGAAATGACACGTGGGACTGTAAAGGTTGGCCAGAAGAAGATAGATATTGTGGATTTGCCGGGTATTTATTCGCTGGGTACTTCCACAGAAGATGAACGGGTCTCAAAGGAATACCTGGTGCGTGAATATCCTGATGTAATTGTAAATGTGGTGGATGCCACACGACTGGAACGTAACCTGTATCTTACCCTTCAGATACTGGAACTCGGGGTGCCCGTGGTAATTGCCCTCAATCAGCTGGACGCTGCAAGGGAAATGGGTATTGATATTGATGCTCCAAAGCTCTCCCAGATACTGGGCGTACCTGTTGTACCTACTGTTGCCACCAAGGGAATCGGGCTTGATGAAGTCCTGAAAGAAGCAGTTGACCCGTCCCTTTCTCCAGAAGGTCGAATCCGTGTTCACTATGATAATCATATAACTAATGCTATCAATGATCTTGATGTGGATTTTCCTGATACGGCCTCTGTAATAAAATTGCGTGCTCTTGAAAATGATGCTGATTTTGTACGCATGTGCTGCAGGCCCCATGAAGCAGACCTGCTTCTATCAAAGGCTTCAGAAATGGCTTCAGAAATCGAAGATGCCCACGACATGGCGATTTCAGATACCATGGCAAGAGACCTCTACGGGGAAGCCGGACAGATTGCAGACTCTGTCCTGTCAATTGTGGAAAAGGACACTTCTCTAAAGCATCGTATTGATGACATGCTCACATCTGAATATGTAGGTATCGTGGGTCTTGCAGCGGCTCTTTTACTGACTTTCCTTCTGGTTTTCAGGGTTGGGGGATTTTTGGAGGAGGGAATCGTCCATCTTTTTGAAACCTACCTGATAGCTCCGGTTGAAGCGGAGCTTGCAACAAGCAACCCTATTGTGCGCAATGTAATAATCTATTCCCTGCTGGGCATAGAGGCCGGATTTGCCATTGCAATTCCCTACATAGGGGTTTTTTATATCATTCTCTCTGTTTTCGAGGATTCGGGTTACCTGACCCGAGCAGCCTTCCTGCTGGATAACCTTACTCATAGGATGGGGTTGCATGGCAGGGCAGTAATTCCCCTGGTCCTGGGACTAGGGTGTAATGTACCGGCAATCATGGCTACACGTGCATTGAATACATTGAGAGAGAGGCGGATTGCTTCAACTCTCATAGCCCTTATCCCCTGTTCTGCAAGGACTGTTATTATTCTGGGACTGGTAGGTACCTTTGTGGGTTATTGGGCTGCGGTATCAATCTATGTGTTGGAGATCTTCATAATTTTCATTACCGGCTGGATACTGGGCAGGGGTCTTCCCGGGGAACGGACCGGATTTATAATGGAAATGGGTCCGCTGAGGCATCCTGATGTTGTTTCCACTCTTAAGAAAACCTGGCTCAGGATACGTGAGTTTGTTTACATCGCTTTCCCTCTTCTGATAGTGGGGAGTGCATTACTGGGTGGACTGGATACTCTGGGTATTCTGGATATTTTCGAGAATGCCGTATCTCCTATATCTGTAGGACTTCTGGGTCTGCCTGCTTTTGCTGCCACAGCACTTGTATTCGGTATCCTGCGCAAGGAAATGGCGCTGGAGATTCTGGCGGTGCTTGCGGGTACTGCCAACTTTGCGCTGGTATTGACACCTCTGCAGATGTACGTGTTTGCTATAATCACAACAATATACATCCCATGTGTTGCAACCATTGCAATACTAAAACATGAGCTGGGCACAAAGGATACTGTTATGATTTCAACATTTACGATAGTCCTTGCATTTACCGTGGGCGCATTAGTCTACCAGCTCGGAATGCTCTTGTAA
- a CDS encoding 3-isopropylmalate dehydratase large subunit: MSANDSHPMTISEKIFSRASGKEVKAGDFVLANIDLAMTHDITGPLAVDGFYEIMKGREEKKVWDPSKIVILFDHQVPADSLHAAKNHIMLREFAKEQNILNYDVYEGVCHQVVPEKGHVKPGDLVVGSDSHTCAYGSLGAFSTGVGSTDMAAVLASGKLWFRVPQTIRFEVEGKLPERVYSKDLILHLIGDVGVEGARYMAAEYAGSTVRSLSISERMTMSNMAIEMGGKAGIIEPDVVTEKYLQERIPGYKLDPYWASDGGADYLDVRHYDVSNLEPQLACPHNVDNVKPVSEVEGTKVDQVFVGSCTNGRFEDLEIVANMMGDEPVAEGVRLLIIPASRTEYMKALRAGYIEQFMEAGAIVESACCGPCMGGSFGLLGDGEVGLATSNRNFRGREGSAESFVYLGSPATAAAAALTGEITDPRKI; encoded by the coding sequence ATGTCTGCCAATGACTCTCATCCAATGACAATTTCAGAAAAGATATTTTCCCGGGCATCGGGCAAGGAAGTCAAAGCCGGGGACTTTGTCCTTGCTAATATTGACCTTGCAATGACCCATGACATCACCGGTCCACTGGCTGTAGATGGTTTCTATGAAATCATGAAAGGCAGGGAAGAGAAAAAAGTGTGGGATCCCAGCAAGATTGTAATCCTGTTTGACCATCAGGTTCCGGCCGATTCTCTCCATGCAGCAAAGAATCACATTATGCTGCGTGAGTTTGCAAAGGAACAGAATATTCTCAATTATGACGTTTATGAAGGGGTCTGTCATCAGGTGGTGCCGGAAAAGGGACATGTGAAACCCGGCGATTTAGTAGTAGGTTCGGATTCACATACATGTGCCTATGGTTCTCTGGGTGCTTTTTCCACCGGTGTTGGCTCGACTGATATGGCTGCTGTGCTTGCTTCAGGCAAACTCTGGTTCCGCGTTCCCCAGACCATTCGTTTTGAGGTTGAAGGAAAACTACCCGAGAGGGTTTATTCCAAGGACCTCATCCTACACCTGATAGGCGATGTGGGTGTTGAGGGTGCAAGATACATGGCTGCCGAATATGCAGGCTCGACAGTACGTTCCCTTTCTATCTCCGAAAGGATGACCATGTCCAATATGGCTATAGAGATGGGAGGAAAGGCAGGTATAATCGAACCGGATGTTGTTACCGAAAAATATCTTCAGGAAAGGATTCCCGGATATAAGCTTGATCCATATTGGGCTTCCGATGGCGGTGCAGACTATCTGGATGTCCGTCACTACGATGTATCGAACCTGGAGCCACAGCTTGCCTGTCCTCACAATGTTGATAATGTAAAGCCCGTTTCCGAAGTAGAAGGAACAAAAGTGGATCAGGTATTTGTGGGCTCCTGTACCAACGGCAGGTTCGAAGACCTTGAAATTGTTGCCAATATGATGGGTGATGAACCTGTTGCAGAGGGTGTAAGGCTTCTGATCATCCCTGCTTCAAGGACTGAATACATGAAAGCCCTCAGGGCCGGCTATATAGAACAGTTCATGGAAGCCGGTGCAATTGTGGAGTCTGCATGTTGTGGACCGTGCATGGGTGGCTCGTTTGGTCTTCTGGGTGACGGTGAAGTTGGACTGGCAACTTCCAACAGGAATTTCCGTGGCAGGGAAGGAAGTGCTGAATCCTTTGTATATCTGGGTTCCCCTGCTACAGCCGCAGCTGCTGCATTGACAGGTGAAATAACCGATCCAAGAAAAATATAA
- a CDS encoding C15orf41 family protein, with amino-acid sequence MDKTEYNEIHRNVRDASDFEKLALDYCQPVGVVASILHQKIIDHVKKNYYFIQNKSALLLKKWKMGSSIIQLSEEYKFPPTLIATTLLKEMEMSKKYVFKHLNEIEDNRLAAEIKEALEADLYFSPEAHSFQARKGIFGEMIVARWLEYRNIEYLTEEELRKQGAEKTPDFLLPYPVEIRGQQVNWVESKAVFGNETEHQTYLEKQFSRYEELYGSGMVIYWYGYVDGISLEGHLLSDYRIDDEFDPDILRDVVELLNLTPDW; translated from the coding sequence ATGGACAAAACTGAATATAATGAGATACACCGAAACGTCAGGGATGCTTCAGACTTCGAAAAACTGGCCCTGGATTACTGTCAGCCTGTAGGTGTAGTAGCTTCCATCCTGCACCAGAAAATTATTGATCATGTCAAGAAAAATTATTATTTCATCCAGAATAAAAGTGCTTTGCTGCTCAAAAAATGGAAGATGGGTAGCAGCATAATTCAACTTTCTGAAGAATACAAGTTCCCACCTACCCTTATAGCCACAACACTGCTAAAAGAAATGGAGATGTCCAAGAAATACGTATTCAAGCACCTCAATGAAATAGAAGACAACCGGCTTGCAGCTGAAATAAAGGAAGCTCTTGAAGCAGACCTCTATTTTTCACCTGAAGCCCACTCTTTTCAGGCCAGAAAGGGAATATTCGGGGAAATGATTGTAGCCAGATGGCTTGAATACAGAAATATCGAATATCTAACAGAAGAAGAATTGAGAAAACAAGGTGCAGAAAAAACACCTGATTTTCTCCTCCCATATCCTGTTGAGATACGAGGCCAGCAGGTAAACTGGGTAGAAAGCAAAGCGGTATTTGGTAACGAGACCGAACATCAGACCTATCTCGAAAAACAATTCTCCCGTTATGAAGAATTGTACGGTAGCGGAATGGTTATCTACTGGTACGGTTACGTGGATGGGATTAGCCTGGAAGGCCACTTACTAAGTGACTACAGGATAGATGATGAGTTTGATCCAGACATCCTGCGGGATGTAGTAGAACTACTCAATCTCACGCCCGATTGGTAA
- a CDS encoding endonuclease III domain-containing protein has protein sequence MLQSVYDTLIREFGPQQWWPAETPFEVIVGAILTQQTKWTNVEKAIDNLKQKNMIEAGKLAEIDLQELEEDVRCTGFYRQKASRLQEISSYFDHHGEEALFSLPTEKLRRRLLELKGIGPETADSILLYAAGKPCFVIDAYTTRIMRCIGIEGNYHQLQEIFEKNIPKDVEMYKEYHALIVEYAKRYCATKQCDKCLLKENKDGQN, from the coding sequence ATGCTGCAATCTGTATATGACACACTCATCCGGGAATTTGGCCCCCAGCAGTGGTGGCCTGCTGAAACCCCTTTTGAGGTTATAGTCGGAGCAATACTTACCCAGCAGACAAAATGGACCAATGTGGAAAAAGCTATCGATAACCTCAAACAGAAGAATATGATTGAGGCCGGCAAACTGGCAGAGATAGATCTGCAGGAACTTGAAGAGGATGTCAGATGTACCGGATTTTACAGACAAAAGGCCAGCAGATTACAGGAGATATCAAGCTATTTTGATCATCATGGAGAAGAAGCACTTTTTTCACTTCCAACAGAAAAACTACGCAGGCGTTTACTTGAATTAAAGGGCATCGGACCTGAAACCGCAGATAGTATCCTCTTATATGCTGCCGGAAAACCCTGTTTTGTAATTGATGCGTATACGACCAGAATAATGCGATGTATCGGAATTGAGGGCAATTACCACCAGCTGCAGGAAATATTTGAGAAAAATATTCCAAAAGATGTGGAAATGTACAAGGAATATCACGCCCTGATAGTGGAGTACGCTAAAAGGTACTGTGCAACCAAACAATGCGACAAATGTCTCCTGAAGGAGAACAAGGATGGACAAAACTGA
- a CDS encoding bifunctional ADP-dependent NAD(P)H-hydrate dehydratase/NAD(P)H-hydrate epimerase encodes MQSITPDRMKAIDTNCTHLGLKGIQLMENAGAAIARKVLSLDAHNNVLIVAGRGNNGGDAFVAARHLSYYDNISVSVVLAGKATGIRTNDALENFNLLKHCGIDDLAEITDSTQSDVFQWFKEADVIVDGLLGTGIRGPVREPEATLIDAINTGNSYVVAVDTPSGLDPATGKSENTVMADTTLTFHRMKTGLENQGEFTGDVEVVNIGVCGDAEDAVNRGDLEPLLKRHVDSHKGQSGRVLIIGGGRYSGAPALSAMAALRTGADIVTIATPENVSDTIASFSPNLIVRKLSSDILHTNDIEILKDLIHTHDVVVIGMGLGNEEAISQAVHQILPLCKKIVVDADALNKLQLPPPENCEMILTPHSGELARLTGKEVEKELPARAKMLQDFSRENKIITVLKGKTDIISDGRYIRKNDSGNAGMSVGGTGDVLAGIVGALFCRTDAFNAACCGAFVNGEAGDVAFAKKGYGLLATDVIEHITDIMKQ; translated from the coding sequence ATGCAATCAATTACACCTGACAGAATGAAAGCCATAGACACAAACTGCACACATCTGGGATTGAAAGGGATACAGCTTATGGAAAATGCAGGAGCTGCAATTGCACGTAAAGTGTTATCCCTGGATGCTCACAACAATGTATTGATCGTGGCAGGAAGGGGAAATAATGGCGGCGATGCATTTGTTGCCGCCCGCCATCTAAGTTATTATGATAATATCAGTGTTAGTGTGGTCCTGGCGGGAAAAGCAACCGGCATAAGAACAAATGACGCATTGGAAAATTTCAATTTATTGAAACATTGTGGTATTGATGACCTGGCTGAAATTACGGATTCCACACAATCCGATGTTTTCCAATGGTTCAAAGAAGCGGATGTCATTGTAGATGGGCTGCTTGGCACGGGAATCCGGGGACCTGTCAGGGAACCTGAAGCTACATTGATAGATGCCATAAATACCGGCAACTCCTATGTGGTTGCAGTAGACACTCCCTCAGGCCTTGATCCTGCTACCGGAAAGAGTGAGAATACGGTTATGGCAGATACAACCCTGACATTTCACAGAATGAAAACAGGACTCGAAAACCAGGGCGAATTTACCGGAGATGTCGAAGTTGTCAACATCGGCGTTTGCGGGGATGCAGAAGATGCTGTAAACAGAGGGGATCTGGAACCTCTGCTCAAACGCCATGTTGATTCACATAAAGGACAGTCCGGCAGGGTACTTATAATCGGAGGAGGCAGATACTCCGGAGCGCCGGCCCTTTCAGCAATGGCTGCCCTGCGCACCGGTGCAGACATCGTGACCATTGCCACCCCGGAAAATGTGTCGGATACAATTGCCTCATTTTCCCCAAATCTCATTGTCAGGAAATTATCCTCTGACATTCTGCATACAAACGATATTGAAATCCTAAAAGACCTTATTCATACACATGATGTAGTGGTTATCGGGATGGGGCTGGGTAACGAAGAAGCAATAAGCCAGGCAGTACACCAGATCCTGCCCCTATGCAAAAAGATTGTTGTGGACGCAGATGCCCTCAATAAATTACAACTGCCCCCTCCTGAAAATTGTGAAATGATACTTACGCCCCATTCCGGGGAATTAGCCAGGCTCACAGGAAAGGAAGTTGAAAAAGAACTACCTGCAAGAGCCAAAATGTTACAGGATTTTTCCCGGGAAAATAAAATTATAACTGTCCTTAAGGGAAAAACCGATATAATTTCTGATGGCAGATACATAAGAAAAAATGATAGCGGAAATGCCGGTATGTCTGTTGGGGGCACAGGAGATGTGCTCGCGGGAATCGTTGGTGCCCTGTTCTGTCGCACGGATGCGTTTAATGCCGCTTGCTGCGGGGCATTTGTAAATGGAGAGGCAGGAGATGTTGCTTTTGCAAAAAAGGGGTATGGATTACTGGCAACCGATGTGATCGAACATATTACAGACATTATGAAACAATGA
- a CDS encoding ribose-phosphate diphosphokinase, translating to MKIIAGPASQLLASKVAQQLNTPPTICDYKRFPDGELYTRIKDDSIDDVTIIQSTPTDSDYVALLQLIDACEEAPTINVVIPYMGYSRQDKVFNRGEPVSARAIARTINADRVFTVNIHERSILEHFNADSFDLDASHLIGNHIRSLNLTDPLIISPDSGALELAKSASADIGIPYEQLEKTRHSGESVTIAEKEIDVSGRDLILLDDMIATGGTMAESIRMLKEQGAADIYVACIHPVLARNAVVRLYNAGVKEIISTDTLEKPQSIISIAPLIADTLKSL from the coding sequence GTGAAAATAATAGCCGGACCAGCTTCCCAATTGCTTGCCTCTAAAGTGGCACAGCAACTCAATACGCCTCCCACAATATGCGATTATAAAAGATTCCCTGACGGGGAACTATATACCCGCATCAAGGACGACAGCATCGATGATGTTACTATCATACAGAGTACACCTACAGATAGCGATTATGTAGCCCTGTTGCAATTAATAGATGCTTGCGAGGAAGCACCAACAATCAACGTTGTGATACCCTATATGGGATATTCCAGACAGGACAAAGTCTTCAATCGTGGAGAACCCGTAAGTGCGCGCGCAATCGCCAGAACAATTAATGCTGACAGGGTTTTCACGGTAAACATACATGAGAGAAGCATACTTGAGCATTTCAATGCTGATTCCTTTGACCTGGACGCTTCACACTTGATTGGAAATCATATACGTTCCCTGAACCTGACCGATCCACTCATAATCTCCCCGGATTCCGGTGCCCTCGAACTTGCAAAAAGTGCATCTGCAGACATAGGCATTCCCTACGAGCAACTGGAAAAAACAAGACACAGCGGAGAAAGTGTAACGATTGCTGAAAAGGAGATCGATGTGAGCGGAAGGGACCTGATACTGCTGGACGATATGATTGCAACAGGTGGTACCATGGCAGAATCCATCCGTATGCTTAAAGAGCAGGGTGCAGCAGACATATATGTTGCCTGTATACACCCGGTACTTGCACGCAATGCTGTGGTGCGTCTTTACAATGCTGGTGTCAAGGAGATAATATCCACTGATACCCTTGAAAAACCACAGAGCATTATATCGATAGCTCCTCTGATAGCCGATACCCTTAAAAGCCTCTAA
- a CDS encoding YkgJ family cysteine cluster protein has protein sequence MKEKEYRSLILKDLEKQVLDSSSISIHDLVVEIACTGFRCSGCGRCCTFSTGDNSVLLTYFDIGNLKKSGNIDTIEPTVAEENMFLADTEGNVHTFGWRLKRKTNGECVFLGDAGCTIYPFRPLLCRTYPFYIAEGKMEISECGGKGGFLPFYHARRLANEVLQRYIIELRDTLMTYRHFNEGLLFLVSRPAADYKMIVHDSRGKWKPDEI, from the coding sequence ATGAAAGAAAAAGAATATCGCTCACTTATTTTGAAGGATCTGGAAAAGCAGGTCCTGGACTCTAGTTCTATATCTATTCATGATCTGGTCGTGGAAATAGCCTGTACCGGTTTCAGATGCAGTGGGTGTGGCAGGTGCTGCACGTTTTCCACAGGAGATAACAGCGTACTGCTAACCTATTTTGATATTGGCAACTTGAAAAAAAGTGGCAATATAGATACTATTGAACCGACGGTAGCAGAAGAAAATATGTTTCTGGCAGATACTGAAGGTAATGTACATACATTTGGTTGGAGGCTTAAAAGGAAAACAAATGGAGAGTGTGTCTTTCTGGGTGATGCCGGATGTACCATATATCCCTTCAGGCCCCTTCTCTGCAGGACCTACCCTTTCTATATCGCAGAAGGCAAGATGGAAATTTCTGAATGTGGTGGTAAGGGTGGTTTTTTACCCTTTTATCATGCGCGCAGGCTTGCAAATGAAGTGTTACAACGCTATATTATTGAACTTCGGGATACTCTGATGACCTATAGGCACTTTAATGAGGGATTATTATTTCTGGTATCCCGGCCTGCTGCTGATTATAAAATGATTGTACATGATAGCAGGGGTAAATGGAAACCCGATGAAATATGA
- a CDS encoding metal-dependent transcriptional regulator: MHTERTEEYLETIQGLINRTSSPAKNKDIAKELDLAPATVTEMIQRLSDEGLVTHAPYRGVELTESGMIQANNLQRKHLVLKNFFTRVLDITEEVADQEACALEHVMSDVVLERMCSYLAEKGLCDISETSLPSKCSLSREHYISLVEMNEKTKGKVVMVALPKETKDRLTSLGMIAGEDIEIKRKQKQGCISIITKGTEIALGNEVAEKIFVKPAENGHIQRRRGNHS, translated from the coding sequence ATGCATACCGAGAGAACCGAAGAATATCTGGAAACCATACAGGGCTTAATCAACCGCACCAGTTCCCCGGCCAAGAACAAGGATATAGCAAAAGAACTTGACCTCGCTCCGGCAACAGTTACCGAAATGATACAGCGCCTCTCCGATGAAGGTCTTGTGACTCATGCTCCTTATCGCGGGGTTGAATTAACCGAATCCGGAATGATACAGGCTAACAATCTCCAGCGAAAACATCTGGTGCTCAAGAACTTTTTTACCAGGGTACTTGATATTACTGAAGAAGTAGCGGACCAAGAAGCCTGTGCGCTCGAACATGTTATGTCAGATGTTGTACTTGAAAGAATGTGCTCTTATCTGGCAGAAAAAGGTCTTTGCGATATTTCTGAGACCTCTCTACCTTCTAAGTGTAGTTTGAGCAGGGAACATTATATTTCTCTTGTAGAAATGAATGAAAAGACCAAAGGAAAAGTGGTAATGGTTGCCCTGCCAAAAGAGACCAAGGACCGGCTTACTTCACTGGGTATGATTGCTGGTGAGGATATTGAAATCAAAAGAAAACAGAAACAGGGATGTATTTCTATAATTACCAAGGGTACGGAAATAGCCCTGGGGAATGAAGTGGCGGAAAAAATATTTGTGAAACCTGCAGAAAACGGCCACATACAGCGGAGACGTGGTAATCATTCCTGA